A genome region from Sphingomonas anseongensis includes the following:
- the rplV gene encoding 50S ribosomal protein L22 yields the protein MGKQAAPRKVSDKEALAVGNTIRGSARKLNLVAQLIRGRKVEEALNILKFSPKGMADDVRKVLASAVANAENNHNLDVDALVVAEASVGKSLSMKRFATRARGRSSRIVKPFSRIRVVVREQEEA from the coding sequence ATGGGCAAGCAGGCTGCACCCCGCAAGGTGAGCGACAAGGAAGCGCTCGCCGTCGGCAACACCATCCGTGGCTCGGCCCGCAAGCTGAACCTGGTTGCTCAGTTGATCCGCGGCCGGAAGGTCGAGGAAGCTCTGAACATCCTCAAGTTCTCGCCCAAGGGCATGGCCGACGATGTCCGCAAGGTGCTCGCAAGCGCGGTCGCCAATGCGGAGAACAACCACAATCTCGACGTCGACGCCTTGGTGGTCGCCGAGGCGAGCGTCGGGAAGTCGCTCTCGATGAAGCGTTTCGCGACCCGCGCACGCGGCCGCTCGAGCCGCATCGTCAAGCCGTTCAGCCGAATTCGCGTCGTCGTTCGCGAGCAGGAAGAAGCGTAG
- the rplN gene encoding 50S ribosomal protein L14 — protein MIQMQSNLDVADNSGAKRVQCIKVLGGSKRRVAGVGDIIVVSVKEAAPRGRVKKGDVHRAVIVRTAKDIRRPDGSVIRFDSNAAVLVNKADEPIGTRIFGPVVRELRAKKHMKIISLAPEVL, from the coding sequence ATGATCCAGATGCAGTCAAACCTGGACGTCGCGGACAACAGCGGCGCGAAGCGCGTCCAGTGCATCAAGGTGCTTGGCGGCTCGAAGCGCCGGGTTGCCGGTGTGGGCGACATCATCGTCGTTTCCGTCAAGGAAGCGGCTCCGCGCGGCCGAGTGAAGAAGGGCGACGTTCACCGCGCGGTGATCGTTCGCACGGCCAAGGACATCCGCCGTCCCGACGGTTCGGTGATCCGCTTCGATTCGAACGCGGCAGTGCTGGTCAACAAGGCGGACGAGCCGATCGGAACGCGCATCTTCGGCCCGGTCGTTCGCGAGCTTAGGGCGAAGAAGCACATGAAGATCATCAGCCTCGCCCCGGAGGTTTTGTAA
- the rpsH gene encoding 30S ribosomal protein S8 produces MAMTDPLGDLLTRIRNGQQARKDSVLTPASKLRAHVLDVLQREGYIRGYSEEVLAGQKGLRIELKYFEGQPAIQHLARVSKPGRRVYSGAKELPRIRNGLGVVIVSTPRGVLSDAEARDQNVGGEVLAEVF; encoded by the coding sequence ATGGCGATGACCGATCCTCTGGGTGATCTGCTCACCCGCATCCGCAACGGCCAGCAGGCGCGCAAGGACTCCGTCCTGACGCCGGCGTCGAAGCTTCGCGCCCATGTGCTCGATGTGCTTCAGCGCGAAGGCTACATCCGCGGCTATTCCGAAGAGGTTCTTGCCGGGCAGAAAGGCCTGCGCATCGAGCTCAAATATTTCGAGGGCCAGCCCGCGATCCAGCATCTGGCGCGCGTGTCCAAGCCCGGACGCCGTGTCTATTCCGGAGCCAAGGAGCTGCCCCGGATCCGCAACGGCCTGGGCGTGGTCATCGTATCGACCCCGCGCGGCGTGCTTTCCGACGCGGAAGCTCGCGACCAGAACGTCGGCGGCGAAGTGCTTGCGGAGGTGTTCTGA
- the rplF gene encoding 50S ribosomal protein L6 codes for MSRIGKRPVELPSGVSATTEDQTLVVKGPKGALQLQMRDEIRYDISENGISVVPANDTKAARAFWGMQRTLVQNLVTGVTEGFSKVLEINGVGYRAQAQGRNLRLQLGYSHDVNFPVPEGVEVKTPDQNTVEISGIDKQKVGQVAAEIRRWRKPEPYKGKGIKYRGEYIFRKEGKKK; via the coding sequence ATGAGCCGCATCGGCAAAAGGCCGGTTGAGCTGCCCTCAGGGGTCAGCGCGACCACCGAAGACCAGACGCTCGTCGTCAAGGGTCCGAAGGGCGCTCTGCAGCTGCAGATGCGTGACGAGATCCGGTACGACATTTCCGAAAACGGAATCAGCGTCGTCCCGGCCAACGACACCAAGGCGGCGCGCGCCTTCTGGGGTATGCAGCGCACGCTGGTCCAGAACCTCGTGACCGGGGTTACCGAGGGCTTCTCCAAGGTCCTCGAGATCAACGGCGTCGGCTATCGCGCCCAGGCGCAGGGCCGCAACCTCAGGCTGCAGCTCGGCTACAGCCACGACGTCAACTTCCCGGTTCCCGAGGGCGTAGAGGTCAAGACTCCCGACCAGAACACGGTCGAGATCAGCGGGATCGACAAGCAGAAGGTCGGCCAGGTCGCGGCCGAAATTCGCCGCTGGCGCAAGCCTGAGCCCTACAAGGGCAAGGGCATCAAGTATCGCGGCGAGTACATCTTCCGCAAAGAAGGCAAGAAGAAGTAG
- the rplR gene encoding 50S ribosomal protein L18 — translation MAKLSLFDRRRRRVRTALQGVASGKPRLSVHRSGRHIYAQVIDDSAGTTLAAASTLDKDLKGKTNATRDGAAAVGKAIAERAKKAGVSAVVFDRGGFLFHGRVKALADAAREGGLEF, via the coding sequence ATGGCGAAACTCTCTCTCTTCGACCGCCGCCGCAGGCGTGTCCGTACCGCGCTGCAGGGCGTCGCGTCGGGCAAGCCGCGCCTGTCGGTGCATCGTTCGGGGCGGCACATTTATGCGCAGGTCATCGACGACAGCGCGGGAACGACTCTCGCTGCCGCTTCGACGCTCGACAAGGATCTCAAGGGCAAGACGAACGCCACCCGCGACGGCGCTGCCGCAGTCGGCAAGGCGATTGCCGAGCGCGCCAAGAAGGCCGGCGTTTCGGCCGTGGTCTTCGACCGTGGCGGCTTCCTGTTTCATGGCCGCGTGAAGGCGCTGGCCGATGCCGCTCGCGAAGGCGGATTGGAGTTCTAG
- the rpsC gene encoding 30S ribosomal protein S3, whose translation MGQKSSPVGLRLQINRTWDSRWFAEGQDYGRLLLEDLKIRRYILDLLPQAAISKVVIERPAKICRISIYAARPGVIIGKKGADIEKLRKALQAMTSSDVSLNIVEIRKPEVDAKLVAQGVADQLERRIAFRRAMKRAVQSALRLGAEGIRITCAGRLGGAEIARTEWYREGRVPLHTLRGNVDYAEAEAHTAYGVCGVKVWIFKGEILGHDPTAQDRLMMEAQTSGVRPAREDRGR comes from the coding sequence ATGGGCCAGAAATCCTCACCTGTCGGGCTTCGCCTGCAGATCAACCGTACCTGGGACAGCCGCTGGTTCGCGGAAGGCCAGGATTACGGCCGGCTTCTGCTCGAGGACCTCAAGATCCGCCGCTACATCCTCGACCTGCTTCCGCAGGCGGCGATTTCGAAGGTGGTGATCGAGCGTCCGGCGAAGATCTGCCGGATTTCCATCTACGCTGCCCGCCCCGGTGTGATCATCGGCAAGAAGGGCGCGGACATCGAGAAGCTGCGCAAGGCGCTGCAGGCGATGACCTCCAGCGACGTCAGCCTCAACATCGTCGAGATCCGCAAGCCGGAAGTCGACGCGAAGCTCGTCGCCCAGGGCGTTGCCGACCAGCTTGAGCGCCGTATCGCGTTCCGCCGGGCAATGAAGCGCGCGGTTCAATCCGCCCTGCGCCTCGGTGCCGAGGGCATCCGGATCACCTGCGCCGGCCGTCTTGGCGGCGCCGAGATCGCTCGCACCGAATGGTACCGCGAGGGCCGCGTGCCGCTGCATACGCTGCGCGGCAACGTCGATTACGCCGAGGCGGAAGCGCACACCGCTTACGGCGTCTGCGGAGTGAAAGTGTGGATCTTCAAGGGCGAGATCCTGGGTCACGACCCGACCGCCCAGGACCGGCTGATGATGGAGGCTCAGACCTCCGGAGTTCGCCCGGCCCGCGAAGACCGCGGTCGCTAA
- the rplP gene encoding 50S ribosomal protein L16, producing MLQPKRTKFRKAFKGRIHGNAKGGTELNFGAFGLKAMEPDRITARQIEAARRAIQRHIKRAGRLWIRVFPDVPVSSKPAEVRMGSGKGSPEFWVARVKPGRILFELDGIPGPLAKTAFERAAEKLPIKTKVIARLGETLVEEDR from the coding sequence ATGCTGCAACCCAAGCGCACAAAATTCCGCAAGGCCTTCAAGGGCCGCATCCATGGCAATGCCAAGGGCGGGACCGAGCTCAACTTCGGCGCCTTCGGCCTCAAGGCCATGGAGCCGGACCGGATCACCGCTCGCCAGATCGAGGCGGCTCGCCGCGCGATCCAGCGCCACATCAAGCGCGCCGGACGGCTCTGGATCCGAGTGTTCCCGGATGTTCCCGTCAGCTCCAAGCCGGCGGAAGTCCGCATGGGCTCGGGCAAGGGAAGCCCGGAATTCTGGGTTGCCCGGGTGAAGCCCGGTCGCATCCTGTTCGAGCTCGACGGAATTCCCGGCCCGCTCGCCAAGACCGCTTTTGAGCGCGCAGCCGAAAAGCTGCCGATCAAGACCAAGGTCATCGCTCGCCTGGGCGAGACCCTGGTTGAGGAGGACCGTTAG
- the rpsN gene encoding 30S ribosomal protein S14, translating into MAKLSSINKNERRKKLVLKYASKYEKLRAIADDESKDETERLIARLKMAEIPRNGNPTRVRNRCELTGRSRAYYRKFRLSRIMLRELANKGLIPGVTKSSW; encoded by the coding sequence ATGGCGAAACTGAGTTCGATCAACAAGAACGAGCGTCGCAAGAAGCTCGTCCTGAAATACGCGTCGAAGTACGAGAAGCTTAGGGCTATCGCGGACGACGAGTCGAAGGACGAGACCGAGCGGCTGATCGCACGTCTGAAGATGGCGGAGATCCCCCGCAACGGGAACCCCACGCGCGTGCGCAACCGCTGCGAGCTGACCGGCCGCAGCCGTGCTTATTATCGCAAATTCCGCCTGTCGCGGATCATGCTTCGGGAGCTGGCCAACAAGGGCCTGATCCCGGGCGTCACCAAGTCTAGCTGGTAA
- the rpsS gene encoding 30S ribosomal protein S19 — protein sequence MARSVWKGPFVELSLLKKAESAQDKGGRAPIKTWSRRSTILPQFVGLTFNVYNGRKFVPVSVNEDMVGMKLGEFAPTRTFHGHASDKKGKR from the coding sequence ATGGCCCGTTCCGTCTGGAAAGGCCCGTTTGTCGAGCTTTCGCTGCTGAAGAAGGCCGAGAGCGCTCAGGACAAGGGTGGCCGTGCGCCGATCAAGACTTGGTCGCGCCGTTCGACGATCCTGCCGCAGTTCGTCGGCCTCACCTTCAATGTCTACAACGGCCGCAAGTTCGTGCCGGTGTCGGTCAATGAGGACATGGTCGGCATGAAGCTGGGCGAGTTCGCTCCGACCCGCACCTTCCACGGCCACGCCTCCGACAAGAAGGGCAAGCGCTGA
- the rplE gene encoding 50S ribosomal protein L5 — MPRLKTDYEDRIVKAMTEKFGYKNRLEVPRLDKIVVNMGVGEATQDKKKVEAAAAEMEAIAGQKPVITKAKKSIAQFKLREGMPIGCKVTLRRDRMYEFLDRLVTVALPRVRDFRGLNPRSFDGRGNYAMGLKEQIVFPEINYDQIEKVRGMDIIVTTTAKTDEEARELLRLFNFPFPAEAEEKQAA; from the coding sequence ATGCCGCGCCTGAAGACCGACTATGAGGACCGCATCGTCAAGGCGATGACCGAGAAGTTCGGCTACAAGAACCGGCTCGAAGTTCCGCGTCTCGACAAGATCGTCGTGAACATGGGCGTCGGCGAGGCGACCCAGGACAAGAAGAAGGTCGAAGCGGCCGCCGCCGAGATGGAGGCGATCGCCGGCCAGAAGCCTGTGATCACCAAGGCGAAGAAGTCGATCGCACAGTTCAAGCTGCGCGAAGGCATGCCGATCGGCTGCAAGGTCACGCTTCGCCGCGACCGCATGTACGAATTCCTGGACCGGCTGGTCACCGTCGCACTTCCGCGAGTCCGCGACTTCAGGGGCCTCAACCCCCGGTCGTTCGACGGGCGCGGCAATTATGCGATGGGCCTGAAGGAACAGATCGTTTTCCCCGAGATCAACTACGACCAGATCGAGAAGGTCCGGGGGATGGACATTATCGTGACAACCACCGCGAAGACGGACGAGGAGGCGCGCGAGCTGCTGCGCTTGTTCAACTTCCCGTTCCCCGCGGAAGCAGAGGAAAAGCAGGCCGCTTAA
- the rpmC gene encoding 50S ribosomal protein L29, which produces MAAIDDLKVKTDDQLQQELLQLKREQFNLRFQSATNQLEKPSRVTEVRRTIARIKTLQNQRAREAAKA; this is translated from the coding sequence ATGGCCGCGATCGACGATCTCAAGGTCAAGACCGACGACCAGCTTCAGCAGGAGCTGCTGCAGCTGAAGCGTGAGCAGTTCAACCTTCGCTTCCAGTCGGCGACCAATCAGCTCGAGAAGCCTTCGCGAGTGACGGAGGTCCGCAGGACCATCGCGCGGATCAAGACGCTTCAGAACCAGCGCGCCCGCGAAGCGGCGAAGGCGTAA
- the rplX gene encoding 50S ribosomal protein L24 encodes MAQKIKKGDTVVVLAGKDKGRSGEVTKVIPKDDKVVVSGVNVHARHRKPSQLNPQGGIERKEAPLHISNVAIADPKDGSPTRVRFEERDGKKVRVAAKSGELING; translated from the coding sequence ATGGCCCAGAAGATCAAGAAGGGCGACACGGTCGTGGTGCTTGCCGGCAAGGACAAGGGCCGCAGCGGCGAGGTCACGAAGGTGATTCCGAAGGACGACAAGGTCGTCGTTTCGGGGGTCAACGTGCATGCCCGCCACCGCAAGCCGTCGCAGCTGAACCCGCAGGGCGGGATCGAGCGCAAGGAAGCGCCGCTGCACATTTCGAACGTCGCGATCGCCGATCCCAAGGACGGCAGCCCGACCCGCGTCCGCTTCGAGGAGCGTGACGGCAAGAAGGTGCGCGTCGCAGCCAAGTCCGGAGAGCTGATCAATGGCTGA
- the rpsE gene encoding 30S ribosomal protein S5 — protein sequence MVQENETPEVTEGGAEQAQAEVPAKEEAVQAEAAAEAAPAEAAPVEREQTQQRPRGGRGGGRGGPGGGGRGRGGGDRGGRGRRDDRRGRGDDDGGEELIEKLVHINRVSKTVKGGKRFGFAALVVVGDGKGRAGFGHGKAREVPEAISKATAAAKKAMIRVPLRDGRTLHHDGLGHFGAGRVTLRSAPAGTGIIAGGPMRAIFESLGVADVVTKSVGTSNPYNMIRATFEALKEQTSPRSVAQRRGKKVADLLGRGGATTAEAEAQAEALAE from the coding sequence ATGGTGCAAGAGAACGAAACTCCGGAAGTGACCGAGGGCGGCGCCGAGCAGGCGCAGGCCGAAGTCCCGGCGAAAGAGGAAGCTGTGCAGGCCGAGGCTGCGGCCGAAGCCGCTCCGGCCGAAGCCGCTCCGGTTGAGCGCGAGCAGACTCAGCAGCGTCCTCGCGGCGGGCGCGGCGGCGGTCGCGGAGGCCCCGGTGGCGGCGGACGTGGTCGCGGCGGCGGAGACCGCGGCGGACGTGGCCGTCGTGACGACCGGCGTGGTCGTGGCGATGATGACGGCGGCGAGGAGCTGATCGAAAAGCTCGTCCACATCAACCGCGTGTCCAAGACGGTGAAGGGCGGCAAGCGCTTCGGTTTCGCAGCGCTCGTGGTCGTTGGCGACGGCAAGGGCCGCGCTGGCTTCGGCCACGGCAAGGCCCGCGAGGTCCCGGAAGCGATCAGCAAGGCGACCGCTGCGGCGAAGAAGGCGATGATCCGCGTTCCGCTCCGCGACGGCCGTACACTCCACCATGACGGTCTCGGTCACTTCGGTGCCGGGCGCGTGACCCTTCGCTCGGCTCCTGCCGGGACCGGGATCATCGCCGGCGGCCCGATGCGCGCGATCTTCGAAAGCCTCGGAGTTGCCGACGTCGTCACCAAGTCGGTGGGTACGTCGAACCCGTACAACATGATTCGAGCGACCTTCGAGGCGCTCAAGGAACAGACGAGCCCGCGCTCGGTGGCTCAGCGGCGCGGCAAGAAGGTCGCCGACCTGCTCGGCCGCGGCGGCGCGACGACCGCCGAGGCTGAGGCCCAGGCCGAAGCGCTCGCGGAGTAA